One part of the Rutidosis leptorrhynchoides isolate AG116_Rl617_1_P2 chromosome 1, CSIRO_AGI_Rlap_v1, whole genome shotgun sequence genome encodes these proteins:
- the LOC139845320 gene encoding uncharacterized protein: MGSTWKTICKASLDIDELDIPFTNSFVKRICKGDKTLFWVDKWLNNSALAGRFNRLFKLESNPEALVMNKISKGGNISISWDWKRTPSGRTRSDLNSLNEMPNAFEFTEGVSDTWAWNLQPHGLFSWKVLDRMIDDKLLQDSISINETERLNLLPQKVGVFISRAKQRQIPVRVELDKRGVDLDSVRCPVCDNDIETVEHTLLHCSFAKDLWSRAFRWWNVRRSMYSSLDEMFKGSLNDSHNPQKSTLWQAIEWVCGYIIWRNRNNIIFHKSRGSGPMALNELQLKSFEWISRRSRKLTIVWSQWLLNPSTFDDHG; encoded by the coding sequence ATGGGGTCTACTTGGAAAACCATCTGTAAAGCCAGCTTAGACATTGATGAACTTGATATCCCATTTACTAATTCTTTCGTGAAGCGCATATGCAAAGGTGATAAGACTCTATTTTGGGTCGACAAATGGTTGAACAACAGTGCACTTGCAGGTAGGTTTAATAGACTTTTCAAGCTTGAGTCCAATCCAGAAGCATTGGTGATGAACAAAATTTCAAAAGGAGGGAACATATCCATCTCTTGGGACTGGAAACGCACCCCTTCGGGTAGAACGCGCTCAGATTTAAACAGCCTGAATGAAATGCCTAATGCCTTCGAGTTCACAGAAGGTGTTTCGGATACGTGGGCCTGGAATCTGCAGCCCCATGGACTGTTTTCTTGGAAGGTCTTAGATAGGATGATTGACGACAAACTGTTGCAGGATTCGATCTCCATAAATGAAACTGAACGACTAAATCTTCTCCCTCAAAAAGTAGGTGTCTTTATATCGCGTGCTAAACAAAGACAGATCCCGGTTCGTGTTGAGCTTGACAAAAGAGGGGTGGATTTAGACTCGGTCCGGTGTCCGGTGTGTGACAATGACATAGAAACAGTCGAACACACATTACTTCACTGTTCTTTCGCAAAAGATCTATGGTCTCGGGCTTTTCGATGGTGGAATGTAAGACGATCGATGTACTCAAGTTTAGACGAAATGTTCAAAGGAAGTCTCAATGATTCACATaatccccaaaaatcaactctttgGCAAGCAATCGAATGGGTATGTGGATACATTATTTGGCGTAACCGCAACAACATCATTTTTCATAAGTCGAGAGGAAGTGGTCCTATGGCGTTAAATGAACTTCAACTCAAATCGTTCGAATGGATTTCAAGAAGATCAAGAAAATTAACGATCGTTTGGAGTCAATGGCTCTTAAATCCATCCACATTCGATGATCATGGTTAA